One window from the genome of Streptomyces cadmiisoli encodes:
- a CDS encoding Lrp/AsnC family transcriptional regulator — MAVDELDTRILRLLLERPRTSAREYARLLGVARGTLQARLDRLERDGVITGSGPALSPAALGHPVLAFVHIEVTQGHLDDVGDALAAVPEIVEAFSITGGGDLLTRVVARDNAHLEDVIQKLISLPGVVRTRTEVALRERVPHRLLPLVESIGRAATP, encoded by the coding sequence GTGGCCGTCGACGAACTCGACACCCGCATCCTGCGGCTGCTGCTGGAGCGGCCGCGGACCAGCGCTCGCGAGTACGCACGCCTCCTCGGGGTGGCCCGCGGCACGCTCCAGGCCCGGCTGGACCGCCTGGAACGGGACGGCGTCATCACCGGCTCCGGCCCCGCCCTCTCTCCCGCGGCGCTCGGCCACCCCGTGCTCGCGTTCGTGCACATCGAGGTCACCCAGGGCCACCTCGACGACGTGGGCGACGCGCTGGCCGCCGTACCGGAGATCGTCGAGGCGTTCTCGATCACGGGCGGCGGTGATCTCCTCACCCGGGTCGTGGCACGTGACAACGCGCATCTGGAGGACGTGATCCAGAAGCTCATCAGCCTGCCGGGGGTGGTCCGCACCCGGACCGAGGTGGCGCTGCGCGAACGTGTGCCGCACCGTCTGCTGCCGCTGGTCGAGTCGATCGGCCGGGCCGCCACCCCGTGA
- a CDS encoding HAD family hydrolase, producing the protein MGKLGGIAVVFDLDGTLVDSEPNYYEAGRGLLAEHGVPDFTWADHEQYVGISTQETVEHWKRRYGLSASVDELLTAKNRRYLRLAGRSTRAYPEMRRFVELLAAEGVPMAVASGSSREAIAAILTGTGLAAHLPTVVSADEVAHGKPAPDVFLEAARRLGARPADCVVVEDAAPGAVAAHAAGMRCIAVPYVAAQADAPEFSTAGLLVRGGQSEFRARAAYDWLVRTARAA; encoded by the coding sequence ATGGGCAAGCTCGGCGGTATCGCGGTCGTCTTCGATCTCGACGGAACTCTCGTGGACAGTGAGCCGAACTACTACGAAGCGGGCCGGGGGCTGCTCGCCGAACACGGCGTGCCGGACTTCACCTGGGCCGATCACGAGCAGTACGTCGGGATCAGCACCCAGGAGACGGTCGAGCACTGGAAGCGGCGCTACGGCCTGAGCGCGTCCGTCGACGAACTGCTCACCGCCAAGAACCGCCGCTACCTACGACTCGCCGGCCGCTCCACGCGCGCGTACCCCGAGATGCGCAGGTTCGTCGAGCTGCTGGCGGCGGAGGGCGTGCCGATGGCCGTGGCGTCGGGTTCGTCCCGGGAGGCGATCGCGGCGATCCTGACCGGTACGGGGCTCGCCGCTCACCTGCCCACGGTCGTCTCGGCCGACGAGGTGGCGCACGGCAAGCCCGCCCCCGACGTGTTCCTGGAAGCCGCCCGCCGACTCGGCGCACGACCGGCGGACTGCGTGGTCGTCGAGGACGCGGCACCCGGCGCGGTCGCCGCTCACGCGGCGGGCATGCGCTGCATCGCAGTGCCCTATGTCGCGGCCCAGGCCGACGCGCCGGAATTCTCGACCGCCGGCCTCCTCGTGCGGGGCGGCCAGTCGGAGTTCAGGGCGCGGGCGGCGTACGACTGGCTCGTGCGGACTGCTCGGGCCGCTTGA
- a CDS encoding DUF5997 family protein, whose translation MKSHQTVQTMKPATAAKKLGVYLPATPAEFQQGVVSRTELTALLADPPEWLSELRRNGPHPRPVVAAKLGVSIAGLARGGVTEPLTTEQIDALKAEQPQWLEKERATQAEVRKEAARLKKRDAERDSEHDGS comes from the coding sequence ATGAAGTCGCACCAGACCGTCCAGACGATGAAGCCCGCGACCGCGGCGAAGAAGCTGGGCGTGTACCTCCCCGCCACCCCCGCCGAGTTCCAGCAGGGAGTCGTCTCGCGCACCGAGCTGACCGCGCTCCTGGCCGATCCGCCGGAGTGGCTGAGCGAGCTGCGGCGCAACGGCCCGCACCCCCGGCCGGTGGTCGCGGCGAAGCTGGGCGTCTCCATCGCGGGACTCGCGCGCGGCGGGGTCACCGAGCCGCTCACCACCGAGCAGATCGACGCTCTGAAGGCGGAGCAGCCGCAGTGGCTGGAGAAGGAGCGCGCCACCCAGGCCGAGGTGCGCAAGGAGGCCGCGCGTCTCAAGAAGCGCGACGCCGAGCGGGACTCGGAGCACGACGGGAGCTGA
- a CDS encoding cytochrome P450 gives MSGAVTGPERTWTVGTAPGIFPFVSHAIALFRRPLEFLNSLPQQGDLVEIRLGPMRAWVVCEPRLVHRMLTDPHTFDKGGPLYDRLGALMGDGIVTCRQSEHRRQRQLLQPGFHASRIAAYTELMAEETLSLCDEWRPGRKVDVTAAMMALTTRVTSRVLFSDSLDARRAAAVRESLAAVVRGLFVRTVVPVDAPFRIPTPANRRYRDALARLHTLIDSIIAERHRGAARDDLLGTLLAAVSDEPDGISERAVHDQLITLLLTGVETTAMCLASAFGLLASNPEAEHALHRELDALAPGPDGRPAPGPDAPAGLVYTRCVVTETLRLRPPGWLFTRVTTEETELAGRRLPRGATVLYSPYLLHHDPESFPDPESFVPERWFPERAASVPKGAMLPFSAGNRKCIGDSFAMAEATTALATIARRWRLRPLSARVREPRPAVTLGPRSLVMICERRQRT, from the coding sequence ATGAGTGGTGCCGTGACCGGACCGGAGCGGACCTGGACCGTGGGTACTGCGCCAGGCATATTCCCATTCGTCAGTCATGCTATCGCCTTGTTCCGAAGGCCGTTGGAATTTCTGAATTCCCTTCCACAGCAGGGGGATCTGGTCGAAATACGGCTCGGTCCCATGCGCGCCTGGGTGGTCTGCGAACCTCGGCTGGTCCACCGGATGCTGACCGACCCGCACACCTTCGACAAGGGCGGCCCGCTGTACGACCGGCTCGGCGCGCTGATGGGCGACGGCATCGTCACCTGCCGCCAGTCCGAGCACCGCCGGCAGCGTCAGCTCCTCCAGCCCGGCTTCCACGCGTCGCGGATCGCCGCGTACACGGAGCTGATGGCCGAAGAGACGCTCTCACTGTGCGACGAGTGGCGGCCGGGCCGGAAGGTGGACGTCACGGCGGCGATGATGGCGCTCACCACCCGGGTGACGAGTCGGGTGCTGTTCTCCGACTCACTGGACGCGCGGCGGGCGGCCGCCGTGCGGGAGAGTCTCGCCGCCGTCGTGCGCGGGCTGTTCGTGCGCACGGTGGTCCCGGTGGACGCCCCGTTCCGCATCCCCACGCCCGCCAACCGCCGCTACCGTGACGCGCTGGCCCGTCTGCACACACTGATCGACTCGATCATCGCCGAGCGCCACCGGGGCGCTGCCCGCGACGACCTGCTGGGAACCCTGCTGGCCGCCGTGAGCGACGAACCGGACGGGATCTCCGAGCGGGCCGTCCACGACCAGCTCATCACGCTGCTGCTCACCGGGGTCGAGACCACCGCGATGTGTCTGGCCTCCGCGTTCGGCCTCCTCGCGTCGAACCCGGAGGCGGAGCACGCGCTGCACCGCGAACTCGACGCGCTCGCGCCGGGGCCGGACGGCCGGCCCGCGCCGGGCCCGGACGCGCCGGCGGGTCTCGTCTACACCCGCTGTGTCGTCACCGAGACGCTGCGCCTGCGGCCCCCCGGCTGGCTGTTCACCCGGGTCACCACCGAGGAGACAGAGCTCGCCGGCCGCCGGCTGCCGCGGGGCGCGACCGTCCTCTACAGCCCTTACCTCCTGCACCACGATCCGGAGTCCTTTCCCGATCCGGAGTCATTCGTTCCTGAACGTTGGTTCCCCGAGCGGGCCGCGTCCGTGCCGAAAGGCGCGATGCTGCCCTTCTCGGCGGGGAACCGCAAATGCATCGGCGACTCCTTCGCCATGGCGGAGGCCACGACAGCTCTCGCGACGATCGCCCGTCGATGGCGATTGCGACCGCTGTCGGCCCGGGTCCGAGAGCCGCGTCCAGCGGTGACATTGGGACCGAGGTCGCTGGTGATGATCTGCGAACGGCGTCAGCGCACATGA
- a CDS encoding FUSC family protein, whose amino-acid sequence MLKRMFAAPDPGRTRLRFAARAVLGIGLAVVVCGLAGHSLVGAVTGGLAALLALFTVTDTTVRGQALTTALLPAVGLPVLAAAAQLHDHPVARGLTFLAVVGAGVYARRWGPRGHSLGVFAFMTFFVAQFLHATPGQLPELYAAVLLSVLCAAAVRFGLWCYERRLPPAPVVAPPDGAGLARVTTRQAIQATAGAAFALVVGQLVSEERWYWAVGATWWIFVNTTSRGETLVRGFRRLLGTVIGIGLGLLVAVPLQGAAVPSVVLAAVCVFGIFYTAAVSYTWMMLCVTLLAELLYGLLGVLEPALLALRLAETGVGALGALLAVLFVLPVTTHTITDAWIRRALRSVHACTAEAAARLAGDPAADPARRVAELEQLLGRVRLSVAPLVHPLNPLLSRKSRARRVSALLDECAREIRGLVAVAADPEASHDARLAAACWRVQAAVEALTGDGADRTPEPAPSQAAAEPAALAHLHGLERALAELAAPLRTPAGSSLVNT is encoded by the coding sequence GTGCTGAAGAGGATGTTCGCGGCCCCGGATCCGGGGCGGACGCGGCTGCGTTTCGCGGCGCGCGCCGTCCTCGGCATCGGTCTCGCGGTCGTCGTCTGCGGCCTCGCCGGGCACTCCCTGGTGGGCGCCGTCACGGGCGGCCTCGCCGCGCTGCTCGCCCTCTTCACCGTCACCGACACCACCGTGCGCGGCCAGGCCCTCACCACCGCGCTGCTGCCGGCCGTCGGCCTTCCGGTGCTGGCCGCAGCCGCCCAGCTGCACGACCACCCCGTGGCCCGCGGCCTCACCTTCCTGGCGGTGGTCGGCGCGGGTGTCTACGCCCGCCGCTGGGGCCCGCGCGGACACAGCCTCGGGGTGTTCGCGTTCATGACCTTCTTCGTCGCGCAGTTCCTGCACGCCACCCCCGGGCAACTGCCCGAGCTGTACGCCGCCGTCCTGCTGTCCGTGCTCTGCGCGGCCGCGGTGCGCTTCGGACTGTGGTGCTACGAGCGCCGGCTGCCCCCGGCACCCGTGGTCGCCCCGCCGGACGGTGCCGGCCTCGCCCGTGTCACCACGCGCCAGGCGATCCAGGCGACCGCCGGAGCGGCCTTCGCGCTCGTCGTGGGGCAGCTCGTGTCCGAGGAGCGCTGGTACTGGGCGGTCGGCGCCACCTGGTGGATCTTCGTGAACACCACGTCGCGGGGCGAGACCCTGGTCCGCGGTTTCCGCCGGCTGCTGGGCACGGTGATCGGTATCGGCCTCGGTCTGCTCGTCGCCGTGCCGCTCCAGGGGGCCGCCGTGCCGTCGGTGGTGCTCGCCGCCGTGTGCGTGTTCGGCATCTTCTACACGGCCGCCGTGTCCTACACCTGGATGATGCTCTGCGTGACCCTGCTGGCCGAGCTGCTCTACGGCCTGCTGGGCGTGCTCGAACCCGCGCTGCTCGCGCTGCGCCTCGCCGAGACCGGCGTCGGCGCGCTGGGTGCCCTCCTGGCCGTTCTGTTCGTTCTGCCCGTCACCACCCACACGATCACCGACGCCTGGATCCGACGCGCCCTGCGCAGCGTCCACGCCTGCACCGCCGAGGCGGCGGCCCGGCTGGCCGGCGACCCGGCGGCCGACCCGGCCCGGCGGGTGGCGGAACTCGAACAGCTCCTCGGCCGGGTACGCCTGTCCGTCGCCCCGCTGGTGCACCCGCTGAACCCCCTCCTGAGCCGCAAGAGCCGCGCCCGCCGCGTGTCGGCCCTGCTCGACGAGTGCGCCCGTGAGATCCGTGGCCTGGTCGCGGTGGCCGCCGACCCGGAGGCCTCCCACGACGCCCGTCTGGCCGCCGCCTGCTGGCGCGTCCAGGCCGCGGTGGAGGCGCTCACCGGCGACGGCGCGGACCGGACGCCCGAGCCCGCGCCGTCGCAGGCCGCGGCCGAGCCCGCCGCCCTCGCCCACCTGCACGGACTGGAACGGGCGCTGGCCGAGCTGGCCGCACCGCTGCGCACCCCGGCCGGATCGTCCCTCGTCAACACCTGA
- a CDS encoding ATP-binding protein → MAHGARQPIIASRSLLERDRELQALDTALDALRGSTHGVARVRQDGLLAFTGPPGLGKTRLMAEARERAAAQGFTVLSGRGGEKEQELAFHLVRQLVQPALATMDCREFLGSWYDIVAGALGLEAKDTGHVPDPTGVRDGLDWVMTRLTVRKAPVVLLLDDLHWADAESLGWLTAFAPRVEVLPLLIVAAYRPDELPPDAAPLRALVTRDGNRPYSLAPLTAAGVARIVRQEVGAEARDEFCDECWSVTGGSPFEAVELAIRLGERNLTGVPDELPAMRDLATAVKGPGIIERLERLGTSTVRFAHAASVLGAPFAPELAAAIAVVGDKEAAEATERLRAARILADGRGPGGGLEFVHPLIATTIYRSIRPPLRVGLHNAAAEAVRAAGFGPAAAARHLLEVPCEANREAVACLREAAREYLRAGAPEAARRLLARALQEPPDREERAALLHELAGSTFLIEPTATVSHLREALAEPDVDPDLRASIVYRLTQALAHTDRMAEAATVASDEARRAAGPRVRLRMQADHFVWSMFRADEPDSPARSRRLARLAERLPGRGLEERYILGLRAWDALVRGEPRQTVLAYAEDALDGGMSWTEENRGFEVPVSVALAFMYCDQPRRAEELFTRGMAECEGKGWRGSHLAVGQTLFGYIRYRRGSLADAENWVREGLRTAERVEGAVPAQWFAVGILIQTLLARGRSGDARRLADSYRYGEVVPNAVIYPDPRTVYAELLLAEGRRAEAERLLSAVGDRLEARGWRNPAWCPWQLNLSSALARRAPHRAAGLAREAVERARDFGAASVIGQALHTEADVTGGPAALDLYAEAVEHLQRSPAAYELARAQVAHGAALARGGRLQEAANRLYQGLEGAVHCGAEALAGQARGELSAAGLRPLPLRYGQTDALTVPEHRAAELTAVGHPVTVVAKELHLTEHGVTQLLSSVYRKVGTDAAGLARALEDVSRPGE, encoded by the coding sequence ATGGCGCATGGGGCGCGGCAACCTATCATCGCGTCCCGGTCGTTGCTGGAACGCGACCGGGAACTCCAGGCCCTGGACACCGCGTTGGACGCGCTGCGGGGGTCCACCCACGGTGTGGCGCGGGTGCGCCAGGACGGACTGCTGGCCTTCACCGGCCCGCCGGGACTGGGCAAGACACGGCTCATGGCCGAGGCCCGGGAGCGAGCCGCGGCGCAGGGTTTCACCGTGCTCTCGGGCAGAGGCGGCGAGAAGGAGCAGGAACTCGCCTTCCACCTGGTGCGGCAACTCGTCCAGCCCGCCCTGGCGACGATGGACTGCCGTGAGTTCCTGGGCAGTTGGTACGACATCGTCGCGGGGGCGCTCGGCCTGGAGGCGAAGGACACCGGCCACGTACCGGACCCGACCGGGGTGCGGGACGGCCTGGACTGGGTGATGACCCGCCTGACGGTGCGGAAGGCACCGGTCGTGCTGCTCCTGGACGACCTGCACTGGGCCGACGCCGAGTCGCTCGGCTGGCTGACCGCCTTCGCGCCGCGGGTCGAGGTCCTGCCGCTGCTGATCGTCGCCGCCTACCGGCCGGACGAACTGCCGCCCGACGCAGCGCCGTTGCGCGCCCTCGTCACGCGCGACGGCAACCGGCCCTACTCGCTCGCACCGCTCACCGCCGCCGGGGTGGCGCGAATCGTACGGCAGGAGGTGGGGGCCGAAGCCCGGGACGAGTTCTGCGACGAGTGCTGGTCGGTCACCGGCGGCAGTCCGTTCGAGGCGGTGGAACTGGCCATCAGGCTCGGCGAGCGCAATCTGACGGGTGTACCGGACGAACTGCCCGCGATGCGGGACCTCGCCACGGCCGTCAAGGGCCCCGGGATCATCGAGCGGCTCGAACGGCTGGGCACCAGCACCGTGCGCTTCGCGCACGCCGCGTCCGTCCTGGGTGCGCCGTTCGCGCCGGAGCTCGCCGCAGCCATCGCGGTGGTCGGCGACAAGGAGGCCGCCGAGGCGACCGAGCGGCTGCGCGCCGCCCGTATCCTGGCCGACGGACGCGGGCCCGGAGGCGGCCTCGAGTTCGTCCATCCGCTGATCGCCACGACGATCTACCGGTCGATCCGGCCGCCGCTGCGGGTCGGTCTGCACAACGCCGCCGCGGAGGCGGTACGGGCGGCCGGATTCGGACCCGCTGCCGCCGCCCGGCACCTGCTGGAGGTTCCCTGCGAGGCCAACCGGGAAGCGGTCGCCTGTCTGCGGGAAGCGGCCCGCGAGTATCTGCGCGCCGGCGCCCCGGAGGCGGCACGGCGCCTGCTGGCCCGCGCGTTGCAGGAACCGCCGGACCGGGAGGAGCGCGCCGCCCTCCTGCACGAACTCGCCGGCTCCACCTTCCTGATCGAGCCGACGGCCACGGTCAGCCATCTCCGGGAGGCGCTGGCGGAGCCCGACGTCGACCCGGACCTGCGCGCGTCCATCGTCTACCGCCTGACCCAGGCGCTGGCCCACACGGACCGGATGGCCGAGGCGGCGACCGTGGCCTCCGACGAGGCCCGCCGGGCCGCCGGGCCGCGCGTCCGGCTGCGGATGCAGGCCGATCACTTCGTGTGGAGCATGTTCCGCGCCGACGAGCCCGACTCGCCCGCCCGCTCGCGGCGGCTGGCGCGGCTCGCGGAGCGGCTGCCCGGCCGCGGCCTGGAGGAGCGCTACATCCTGGGACTGCGGGCCTGGGACGCCCTGGTGCGCGGCGAACCGCGGCAGACCGTCCTGGCGTACGCCGAGGACGCCCTCGACGGCGGGATGAGCTGGACCGAGGAGAACCGCGGCTTCGAGGTGCCCGTCTCCGTCGCCCTGGCCTTCATGTACTGCGATCAGCCGCGACGGGCGGAGGAGCTGTTCACCAGGGGCATGGCCGAGTGCGAGGGCAAGGGCTGGCGCGGCTCCCATCTGGCGGTCGGCCAGACCCTGTTCGGCTACATCCGCTACCGCCGGGGCAGTCTGGCCGACGCCGAGAACTGGGTGCGCGAAGGGCTGCGCACCGCGGAGCGGGTGGAGGGCGCGGTTCCCGCCCAGTGGTTCGCCGTCGGCATCCTCATCCAGACCCTGCTCGCCCGCGGCCGGTCCGGCGACGCGCGTCGGCTCGCGGACTCGTACCGCTACGGCGAGGTCGTCCCGAACGCCGTCATCTACCCCGATCCGCGCACGGTGTACGCCGAACTGCTGCTGGCCGAGGGACGGCGGGCCGAGGCGGAGCGGCTGCTGTCCGCCGTCGGGGACCGGCTGGAGGCGCGGGGCTGGCGCAATCCCGCCTGGTGCCCGTGGCAGTTGAATCTGTCGTCGGCGCTCGCCCGGCGGGCGCCGCACCGTGCGGCCGGGCTCGCCCGGGAGGCGGTCGAGCGGGCCCGGGACTTCGGTGCGGCCTCCGTCATCGGCCAGGCGCTGCACACCGAGGCGGACGTGACCGGCGGCCCCGCGGCCCTGGATCTGTACGCGGAGGCCGTCGAGCATCTGCAACGGTCACCGGCCGCCTACGAACTGGCCCGCGCCCAGGTCGCCCACGGGGCCGCGCTGGCCCGCGGCGGCCGGCTCCAGGAAGCCGCCAACCGGTTGTACCAGGGTCTGGAGGGGGCCGTGCACTGCGGTGCCGAGGCCCTCGCCGGGCAGGCCCGGGGGGAGCTGTCCGCGGCCGGACTGCGCCCGCTGCCCCTGCGCTACGGCCAGACGGACGCGCTCACCGTGCCCGAGCACAGGGCGGCCGAGTTGACGGCTGTGGGGCACCCGGTGACCGTGGTGGCGAAGGAACTGCACCTCACCGAGCACGGGGTGACGCAGCTGCTCTCCTCCGTCTACCGCAAGGTCGGTACCGACGCCGCCGGTCTGGCCCGCGCGCTGGAGGACGTCTCCCGCCCCGGCGAATGA
- a CDS encoding cation:proton antiporter: MPLADGPGAADALHPAGTAGAAGTDAAAGPADGSGPGDRGPEHGAAVGSGPAGPRGTARIPGRRQLLGYGVLAVLPAAVAAALLILAPSGRGGAGRAEEGHTTAVLLLACAAVLVVARGAGLLAVRLGQPRVMGEICAGLALGPSLLGRLAPDVSAWIFPPRVVTGLDALAQLGLVLFMFGVGQELGGARRARDLHGSTLVTLASLLVPFAAGTGLGLWLHQGHAGDAADPVAFGLFLGCALSVTAFPVLARILSDVGMLGSRTGRLSLCAAAVGDGACWVVLTAALALAEGRGPGAQWRTLLLAVLTAVVLLGPVRVVLAKVLDGPAGRSRAAVLTLCVAGTAASAGLTALLGVHQLIGAFLFGLAWPRSRRPGGEPDSAVATLAHLLLPFFFLGFGLSLDLSRLPFDASSATLFGAVLAAATLSKVVGAGLAGLTSGLERTDALVLGVLMNTRGLTELVVLGIGHEAGLLDTHLFAVLVLVTLVTTAMTGPGLWLIRRRRPG; the protein is encoded by the coding sequence ATGCCACTGGCTGACGGGCCGGGCGCCGCGGACGCCCTCCACCCGGCGGGCACGGCGGGCGCGGCGGGTACGGATGCCGCGGCCGGGCCGGCCGACGGCAGCGGCCCCGGCGACCGCGGCCCGGAACACGGAGCCGCGGTCGGGTCCGGTCCCGCCGGCCCTCGCGGCACGGCGCGGATCCCCGGGCGCCGGCAGCTCCTCGGATACGGGGTGCTCGCCGTCCTGCCCGCCGCGGTCGCGGCGGCGCTGCTGATCCTGGCGCCGTCGGGCCGGGGCGGCGCGGGACGGGCCGAGGAGGGACACACCACCGCCGTCCTCCTGCTCGCCTGCGCCGCCGTGCTGGTGGTGGCACGCGGCGCGGGCCTGCTCGCGGTCCGGCTCGGACAGCCCCGTGTCATGGGTGAGATCTGCGCGGGACTGGCGCTCGGACCCTCGCTCCTCGGGCGGCTGGCCCCGGACGTCTCCGCGTGGATCTTCCCGCCCAGGGTGGTCACCGGACTCGACGCACTCGCCCAACTCGGCCTGGTCCTGTTCATGTTCGGAGTCGGGCAGGAACTGGGCGGCGCCCGCCGCGCCCGTGATCTGCACGGTTCGACGCTGGTCACCCTGGCCTCGCTGCTGGTGCCGTTCGCCGCCGGAACCGGGCTCGGCCTGTGGCTCCACCAGGGGCACGCGGGCGACGCGGCCGACCCGGTCGCCTTCGGCCTGTTCCTCGGCTGCGCGCTCAGCGTGACGGCGTTCCCCGTGCTGGCCCGCATCCTCTCCGACGTCGGCATGCTGGGCAGCCGCACCGGACGGCTCAGCCTCTGCGCGGCGGCCGTGGGCGACGGGGCCTGCTGGGTCGTCCTGACCGCCGCGCTCGCCCTGGCCGAGGGCCGTGGGCCCGGAGCGCAGTGGCGGACGCTGCTGCTCGCCGTGCTCACGGCCGTGGTCCTGCTGGGCCCGGTGCGGGTGGTGCTCGCCAAGGTGCTGGACGGACCGGCGGGCCGGTCCCGGGCCGCGGTGCTGACCCTGTGCGTGGCCGGGACCGCGGCCTCGGCCGGACTGACCGCACTGCTGGGTGTGCACCAGCTGATCGGCGCGTTCCTCTTCGGGCTCGCCTGGCCGCGCTCGCGCCGCCCCGGCGGTGAGCCGGACTCGGCCGTGGCCACGCTCGCGCATCTGCTGCTGCCGTTCTTCTTCCTGGGCTTCGGGCTCTCCCTCGACCTGTCCCGGCTCCCCTTCGACGCCTCCAGCGCGACCCTGTTCGGGGCGGTGCTGGCCGCGGCCACCCTCTCCAAGGTCGTCGGCGCGGGCCTGGCCGGCCTGACCTCCGGTCTGGAGCGCACCGACGCGCTGGTGCTGGGCGTGCTGATGAACACCCGGGGCCTGACGGAACTGGTCGTCCTCGGCATCGGCCACGAGGCGGGGCTGCTCGACACCCACCTGTTCGCCGTACTGGTCCTGGTCACCCTCGTCACCACCGCGATGACCGGCCCCGGACTGTGGCTCATCCGGCGCCGGAGACCGGGCTGA
- a CDS encoding (-)-alpha-amorphene synthase: MSTVHQGIPAASPGAIPAGSLKELIESSLYMPFPFLSNPHEAEAAAGVDTWLRTWGLTDDPAVADMIIRTRPAELASYNSPAVDSGILQIVANQIAYQFVFDDKAEEVGRRWPDRLLPMLCESVDILRDGRRPTTPLGAALADLHRQVRTRCTPAQTARWVWRSCEYAHGLLYEAVAQAHPASVPIGLCTSIRSLTAGVDPFYPLYEAAQSHELADSDLYHPAMPRLRRLSVDAAVWTADLFSAVKEQRAGGIINLALAHQRAHHCSLPAAVGLAIRQINGAIREFEQLYAEIRPELTPAGIGHVDGMVGWIRGCYHWSRTVPRYADARTVPAPA, translated from the coding sequence ATGTCCACGGTCCACCAGGGAATTCCGGCCGCATCTCCCGGCGCGATACCGGCAGGCAGTCTCAAGGAACTCATCGAGTCGTCCCTCTACATGCCCTTCCCGTTCCTGAGCAATCCGCATGAAGCCGAGGCCGCCGCCGGGGTCGACACCTGGTTGCGCACCTGGGGGCTGACCGACGATCCCGCCGTGGCGGACATGATCATCCGCACCCGGCCGGCCGAACTCGCCTCCTACAACAGCCCCGCGGTCGACTCCGGCATCCTCCAGATCGTGGCCAATCAGATCGCCTATCAGTTCGTCTTCGACGACAAGGCGGAGGAGGTGGGCCGGCGGTGGCCGGACCGGCTGCTGCCCATGCTGTGCGAGAGCGTGGACATCCTGCGGGACGGCCGCAGGCCCACGACCCCGCTCGGCGCGGCCCTCGCCGACCTGCACCGCCAGGTCCGGACCCGGTGCACACCGGCACAGACCGCGCGGTGGGTCTGGCGGAGCTGCGAGTACGCCCACGGGCTGCTCTACGAAGCGGTGGCACAGGCCCACCCCGCGTCCGTACCGATCGGGCTGTGCACCTCGATCCGTTCGCTCACCGCGGGCGTCGACCCCTTCTACCCGCTCTACGAGGCCGCGCAGTCCCACGAACTGGCCGACAGCGACCTGTACCACCCGGCCATGCCCCGGTTGCGCCGACTGTCCGTCGACGCGGCGGTATGGACCGCCGACCTCTTCTCCGCGGTGAAGGAACAGCGGGCGGGCGGCATCATCAACCTGGCCCTGGCGCACCAGCGCGCCCACCACTGCTCCCTGCCCGCGGCAGTGGGGCTCGCGATCCGGCAGATCAACGGCGCGATCCGGGAGTTCGAACAGCTCTACGCGGAGATCCGGCCGGAGCTCACCCCGGCGGGCATCGGACACGTGGACGGCATGGTCGGCTGGATTCGCGGGTGTTACCACTGGTCGCGCACCGTGCCGCGCTATGCGGACGCGAGGACGGTACCCGCTCCGGCGTGA
- a CDS encoding LysR family substrate-binding domain-containing protein → MTGSAAPSSFRLAYVPGATPGKWVRIWHERLPDVSLDLLPVTAAEASDVLRDGRADAGIVRLPVDRTVFSAIPLYTEMTVVVVPKDHLLTAADEVTVEDLAEEVVLHPLDDVVGWERPPGETAFERPATTADAIELVAAGIGVLVVPQSLARLHHRRDLTYRPVADAPQSAVALSWPEDAHTDLVEQFIGIVRGRTVNSTRGRTQAGDQPKDQQKQKRREDSPARRKPAAGKATGRNPRGRSGGTGKSTGRGGRRRS, encoded by the coding sequence GTGACAGGCTCGGCAGCACCTTCCTCGTTCCGGCTCGCCTACGTCCCGGGGGCGACCCCCGGCAAGTGGGTGAGGATCTGGCACGAGCGCCTGCCCGATGTGTCCCTGGACCTGCTCCCGGTGACCGCCGCCGAGGCGTCCGACGTGCTGCGCGACGGCCGGGCGGACGCGGGGATCGTGCGGCTGCCGGTGGACCGGACGGTCTTCAGCGCGATCCCTCTCTACACCGAGATGACAGTGGTCGTCGTCCCCAAGGACCACCTGCTGACCGCGGCCGACGAGGTGACGGTCGAGGACCTCGCCGAAGAGGTCGTCCTGCACCCCCTCGACGACGTCGTCGGCTGGGAGCGGCCGCCGGGGGAGACGGCCTTCGAACGCCCCGCCACCACGGCCGACGCGATCGAACTCGTCGCCGCGGGCATCGGCGTCCTCGTCGTCCCGCAGTCCCTGGCCCGGCTGCACCACCGCCGGGACCTGACCTACCGGCCGGTCGCGGACGCCCCGCAGTCCGCCGTCGCGCTGTCCTGGCCGGAGGACGCGCACACGGACCTGGTCGAGCAGTTCATCGGCATCGTCCGCGGCCGCACGGTCAACAGCACCCGCGGCCGCACCCAGGCCGGGGACCAGCCGAAGGACCAGCAGAAGCAGAAGCGCCGGGAGGACTCCCCGGCGCGGCGCAAGCCCGCCGCGGGCAAGGCCACGGGCCGCAATCCGCGCGGGCGGTCGGGCGGCACCGGGAAGTCCACCGGACGCGGCGGCCGCCGCCGGTCGTAG